TCAGTTTGATTCTGCCAAGGGCTATTTTCTTACTCGAGCTCTGGATGTAGAACTTCTTCCAGTCACCGCACTCCAAGGAAACTTTGAAAGAATCCGGATGGTCCAACGTCAAAGCGATGATGCGAAAACCGTTGGTGAACAAGGGGCAGCCGCAAAGTGCTATTTCAATACCGAGTCCGTCTGTTACCAATCTGACCAGACTCGGTTAGCCAACTTGGATGTGCAACTTGAGTTGCAGCTTTCCAGCAAGTGGAGTGGCTTTTTCAAGGGGAGACTAACCGAACCGGTGCTGGCGGTTAGGAAGAGCAAAGGCGTGCAGATTGTCTCCTTGACTGCCCAAGCCGCCAGAACGCACAGAGTCTTCTTCAAGGTGAACTGGGACGCTTATGGCAAGGCGCAGGAGGATGCAATGTGTGCCGGCACTTCCTGGTGCGAGGCCATGAAGGTGGGTTCTACTGGGCTCCGTACCCACCTGTCCTCGGCTCCTGGGGCGATGGCGATCGTTCAAGCGTTCGGCAAGCACCATTTGGATACGGCTGCCGAAGATGTCTTCGAGTGGTCTTTCGGCATTGGTCGCTCTATCGGTGAAGATTGCCTGGGTCCCAACAGAGGTTTGCTTGGCATGGTCACCTCCAATGCGCCGGTCTTCCAAGCTGGACCGCCAAATTTCCAGTCCGGCTACCTCACCTATGACATTGCTGGCCTTCACTATGCGAAAGATGGACAGACGCTAAATCTTGGCGAGTACAACCTTCAAATTCGCTCCGATGTTGCCAGATGCCTCTATGGGTTCAGCAATGCTCCGGTGTCCGCGACGGTTCAAGTAACAAACGAGTCGGGTAAGCAAGTTGTGGCTACAAAGGTGGTCTCAGAGACCGACGGCTGGCTCAGGCTAAACGCAAATGGCTTCACCTTCTCGAAGAAGCGCGTAAAGGTGAAAATCTCCCAGGGTGTTCAGGCAACCCTTTTGCCTTTTGCCCCGGGGGGCATGAAGCTCTCGGCCTCACAGAACACATTTTTGAAACAGGCACTGGCTTCAAAGATTTCTGGGACCGAGCTCACCTGTACCGGTATTTATTCGTCACAAGCCAAAGCATCGTTGGCCAAGAAACAAGCTGAGGCTACTTGTGCAGCTGCAAAGAAGCTAAGGCCCAGTCTCAAGACAATTTCATATGTGACATCCGCTTCCAGCACAGGAGCAAAGGTCGGATCAGTTCTTCTCAGATCCAATTAGGAATTGCCACGACCTAAGTAATGCTTAACTCATCGTGCGCGGAGTAAAAAAAGAAAACCTGCCGCAGAAGAACTGCGAGCGTTGCGGCAGACCCATGGTCTGGCGCAAGGCGTGGGAGAAAAACTGGGATCAGGTGAAGTACTGCTCCGAGAAATGCAAGAGAACTAAATCTCTTTAGCGAAGTCCTTTAGCCAGCTTCTGAGATCGCTGCCGATGTCTTCTCGGTCGATACCGATTCTCAAGGTTGCCTTGATGAAGTCGAGCTTGTCTCCAGTGTCATAGCGACGTCCGCGGAACACGACTCCTCGCACACCACCTGCAATCTCTGGGTGCTCAACCGCATACTCCAGGGCATCGGTGAGCTGGATCTCTCCACCGCGACCTGGATCAGTCTTCTCCAAGATGTCGAACATTTCGTGACGAAGCACGTAGCGGCCGATCACTGCAAGGTTTGAGGGTGCCTCTTCGCGGGCGGGCTTCTCAACCAAGCCAGTTACCTGCACCACATCGTCCTCGGAGGTCTCATTGATGCTTGCGCAACCATAGAGGTGGATCTGATCTTCTGGGACTTCCATGAGTGCGATCACGTTGTCGCCGGTTTGCTCGTGAACCTCGAGCATGCGGGGGAGAATCTGGTCCCTAAAGTCGATTACGTCATCGCCAAGCAGCACGGCAAAGGAGTGATTGCCGACATGGCTCTTTGCTCTGAGGACCGCGTGACCAAGACCGCGCGGGTCTCCTTGGCGGGTGTAGTGAATGTCGGCTAGTTGAGAAGACTCTTGAACTTTGAACAACTTCTTGGCATCGCCCTTATCGGCCAATACCTGCTCCAGCTCCGCCACTCGGTCGAAGTGGTTCTCCAGGGCATTTTTGTTTCTGCCGGTGATCATCAGTAGGTCATCAAGACCTGCCTCGACGGCTTCCTCAACAACGTATTGAATTACTGGCTTATCAACCAGCGGCAACATTTCTTTTGGCATCGCCTTGGTGGCTGGCAAGAATCTAGTTCCAAGTCCAGCAACTGGGATAACGGCCTTTTTGACACGATAGTGCGCCTGAGTCATGGCTAAAGCCTAGACTCAACTCTCAGGAAATGCTGACTTCTCAGATTTACACTTTCGGGCAGTTGGATAGGAGTTACAAATGGCTAAGCGAATACTTGGGTTGCTATCGGCAGCCCTGTTGGTAGTCATTGGGCTCAGCACTCCAGCCCAAGCTGCCCCAATCGAGAAGGCCTATGAGGCCATCAACATCAACGCCGCCTGGAGTAAGAACATCCTCGGTCAAGGCGTGACCATTGCCATGATTGACCAGGGTGTGAACCTGCAGCACGAGTACTTTGATGGTCAGGTCGTTGACGGCATCTGTGTTTACCAAACCAACAACACCGCAACCTGTCCAAACGGCACCAAGTTTCAAACCGGTCTCGCTGCCGCCAGCCAGCGTCGTGATCTTAGAGGTGCCCTGATTGCTGAGGAAACCCACGGCAACATGGTCGCTGGCATCGTCGCCGGTAAGCCAAACTCGGTGGCACCAGGTGGCGTTGCTCCCCAAGCCAAGATCGTGATGGCTAACACCGATATGCAACCTAAGAGTGTGGTTGCAGCGCTTGAGTATTTCTACCAAAACCGCGAGAAGTACAACATCGTCGCCGTCTCGATGTCCTTTGGAATTCTGGGTCTGACATCTCGTCAGGACCTGCTCAACTGCAACACCAACCCGGTCTACACCGAGGTGCGAGCTTCGCTGAAAAAGCTTCGTGAGGTTGGGGTTATCCCATTTGCCGCAGCCGGCAATGGCTTCTACCTAGACTCGGTGGAGTCCTGGGCACCAACTTGTTTGGATGAGGCAGTGTCCATTGGTTCGGTTGATGAGAATGGCCAAATCTCGATCTACAACACCATGAGCACCAAGGTTGAGTTACTGGCCCCCGATTACGCAATCTCGGCAGCCACCTACGGTTACATGCAGGCCAGCGGCACATCTGCCGCTGCACCGACCGCAGCTGCCAGCTATGCCCTGTTGAGGCAGCAGTTCCCGCTGCACTCCGCTCAGACAGTTCTGGAAGCGATGAAGGTCTCGGGCAAGAAGATCGACGATGTGGTACGCAAGCAGATTCCAATGGTTGACATCGCTGCAGCCCAAAAGGTCTTGGAGTCAACCCCGGTTGGTGGCACTCCAGTTGATCCAAACCCAACCCCGGTCACTACCAAAAAGGTGACCGTCGGATCCTTCAATGGCTACATCGCCATCTACGTGCAAGGTTATGAGGGCAGCCAGTTCATCTCTCGAATCGCGGGTAAGTGGATTAGCGTCTCGTCGCTGAAGAACGTGACCGGTAAGCCATACGCCCTGATCAAGCGCAACACCGGTGCCGGCTATGACGTCAAGGTCGAGGTTTGGATTGATGGCGTGAAGCAAACCCTGAATACTTCGGGACAGCCCGCTTCGCAGGTTTTGGTGCTCAGAACTCGCTAGCGACCAAATACAAAGAGCAAGAATTTCAATGGGCCACCAAGCTCCTTGATGCGCCTTAGCCCAAAGCCAAACCTAACCATTGCGGCCTTGGATCCGAAGACTCGATCAAACACGGATGCTCTAGCCATGCGATCTTTTTTGCTTCCCCA
The genomic region above belongs to Aquiluna sp. KACHI24 and contains:
- a CDS encoding DUF2256 domain-containing protein, encoding MRGVKKENLPQKNCERCGRPMVWRKAWEKNWDQVKYCSEKCKRTKSL
- the galU gene encoding UTP--glucose-1-phosphate uridylyltransferase GalU, with the translated sequence MTQAHYRVKKAVIPVAGLGTRFLPATKAMPKEMLPLVDKPVIQYVVEEAVEAGLDDLLMITGRNKNALENHFDRVAELEQVLADKGDAKKLFKVQESSQLADIHYTRQGDPRGLGHAVLRAKSHVGNHSFAVLLGDDVIDFRDQILPRMLEVHEQTGDNVIALMEVPEDQIHLYGCASINETSEDDVVQVTGLVEKPAREEAPSNLAVIGRYVLRHEMFDILEKTDPGRGGEIQLTDALEYAVEHPEIAGGVRGVVFRGRRYDTGDKLDFIKATLRIGIDREDIGSDLRSWLKDFAKEI
- a CDS encoding S8 family serine peptidase, which translates into the protein MAKRILGLLSAALLVVIGLSTPAQAAPIEKAYEAININAAWSKNILGQGVTIAMIDQGVNLQHEYFDGQVVDGICVYQTNNTATCPNGTKFQTGLAAASQRRDLRGALIAEETHGNMVAGIVAGKPNSVAPGGVAPQAKIVMANTDMQPKSVVAALEYFYQNREKYNIVAVSMSFGILGLTSRQDLLNCNTNPVYTEVRASLKKLREVGVIPFAAAGNGFYLDSVESWAPTCLDEAVSIGSVDENGQISIYNTMSTKVELLAPDYAISAATYGYMQASGTSAAAPTAAASYALLRQQFPLHSAQTVLEAMKVSGKKIDDVVRKQIPMVDIAAAQKVLESTPVGGTPVDPNPTPVTTKKVTVGSFNGYIAIYVQGYEGSQFISRIAGKWISVSSLKNVTGKPYALIKRNTGAGYDVKVEVWIDGVKQTLNTSGQPASQVLVLRTR